TGAGCTCCAACGAACGTAGTTCCGTTGTCCGAGTATAAGTGAGAGGGTTTGCCTCTACGAGAAATAAAACGCTTGAGTGCTGCTATGAAGGCGTCAGATGTTAAGTCGCTCACCAACTCCAGATGCACAGCCCTGACCGCGAAACAAATGAAAACGGAAACATACGCTTTGTGGTTGCGCGCGTTTCTTCGCTTGCCTTCTCTCAGAATCATTGGCCCGGCGTAATCCATACCGCAGTGCGCGAATGGCCTAGAGTTATGCGACCCGCGGGTAATGAACCCATTGTGGCTTCCGAGAAGATCGGCTTGGCTCTGAAACATCTCACGCATTCTAAAACTATTTTTCGCGCAGTCGAACACAATGACAAGGGCCAAAATTGCTGTCTTACGAAAGCCATAGTGCCCTGAGTTCCGGCGTGCATGTTTTGCACATGTGCCTTCAATATGATTCTTTTCGTTAGGTTGTGATTACTTGGCAAAAGTATTTGATGACACGCGTCGAATGATAGATTCGAATTTTTTAGCCTACCTCCCACTCGGATCAGTCCGTTTTTGTCTAGAAACGGCGATAGCGAAAGAATTTTGCTGGACGCATGAACTGTTTCCCCGTTGATTAATGACTTGTACTTTTCTGGAAACGAACGCTGTTGAACAATCTTGCATATCTGCAATAATACTGCCGAAGTTTCTTCGTGTGATATAAACAATGTTGAGGGTTTCGGCCTCGTCCTTGTGATTCTAAGACAGTAAGCGACGATATGACAAACCTTGTCCAGACTCGAATGCTTGTCGAGCACCTCCTCGATTACACCACATTCCAGGACGGCGACGTTGGCGTGAGTCCTTAGCAGTTCGGGCATTTGTTTGCTAAGggaattaattttgttgattgGCCATTGATCGTTATTTTGTCTCAAAAATTCCGGTCCGTGCCACCATGAAGAGGCGTTAATCAGTTCATGTGAGTTTAAACCGCGTGATAACATGTCGGCTGGGTTGAAAGGAGATGGTATGTGACGCCAACTCCTTGGCTCCGTCAGTCTTTGGATTTCGCCCACTCTGTTCGCCACAAAGACTGACCATTTGCGGGACGGGAATGATATCCATGTTAGTGCTATCGTTGAATCTGACCATATGTAAGTAGATTTGAATAGCTCCTG
Above is a genomic segment from Linepithema humile isolate Giens D197 chromosome 6, Lhum_UNIL_v1.0, whole genome shotgun sequence containing:
- the LOC137000686 gene encoding uncharacterized protein, producing MQELFKSTYIWSDSTIALTWISFPSRKWSVFVANRVGEIQRLTEPRSWRHIPSPFNPADMLSRGLNSHELINASSWWHGPEFLRQNNDQWPINKINSLSKQMPELLRTHANVAVLECGVIEEVLDKHSSLDKVCHIVAYCLRITRTRPKPSTLFISHEETSAVLLQICKIVQQRSFPEKYKSLINGETVHASSKILSLSPFLDKNGLIRVGGRLKNSNLSFDACHQILLPSNHNLTKRIILKAHVQNMHAGTQGTMAFVRQQFWPLSLCSTARKIVLECVRCFRAKPIFSEATMGSLPAGRITLGHSRTAVWITPGQ